One Triticum dicoccoides isolate Atlit2015 ecotype Zavitan chromosome 4B, WEW_v2.0, whole genome shotgun sequence genomic window carries:
- the LOC119291123 gene encoding U-box domain-containing protein 75-like has product MPQYQELPCGGQVLDIDAALKDGILGCGPEPGDGALGDGGKQPVELRKMMDELDAAGDGGGDEAVPAVFICPISLEPMVDPVTLCTGQTYERANISRWLALGHRTCPTTMQELWDDALTPNATLRQLIAAWFSRRYTRFKKRSADYHGRAADLVHGLRGTAVPRRQPLKGQARVAALRELRSLASNHQSVTKAIAEAGGVPLLTSLLGPFTSHSVGSEAVAILVSGVPLDADAKAALMQPAKVSLVVDMLNEGAVDTKINCVRLIRILMEEKGFRPETVASLSLLAGSMRLVRDKRHQDGVAAGLELLNSICAVHRPARSMIVSIGAVQQLVELLPELATECVEPALDILDALASVPEGMTALKDCPRTIPNAVRLLMRVSEACTQRALSMLWVVCRMVPDESAPAALEVGLAAKLLLVIQSGCGPELKQQASELLKLCTMHCTSTVFLAKCKLTKTIQ; this is encoded by the coding sequence ATGCCGCAGTACCAGGAGCTGCCCTGCGGCGGGCAGGTGCTCGACATCGACGCCGCGCTCAAGGACGGCATCCTCGGGTGCGGCCCGGAGCCCGGGGACGGCGCGCTGGGGGACGGGGGGAAGCAGCCGGTGGAGCTGAGGAAGATGATGGACGAGCTGGATgcggccggcgacggcggcggggacgaGGCTGTGCCGGCCGTCTTCATCTGCCCGATCTCCCTGGAGCCCATGGTGGATCCGGTCACGCTCTGCACCGGCCAGACGTACGAGCGCGCCAACATCTCCCGGTGGCTGGCGCTCGGTCACCGGACCTGCCCGACCACGATGCAGGAGCTCTGGGACGACGCGCTCACCCCCAACGCCACGCTCAGGCAGCTCATCGCCGCCTGGTTCTCCAGGCGGTACACTCGCTTCAAGAAGCGCTCGGCCGACTACCACGGCCGCGCCGCGGACCTTGTCCACGGTCTCCGCGGCACGGCCGTCCCGAGGAGGCAGCCCCTCAAGGGCCAGGCCCGCGTCGCCGCGCTCCGGGAGTTGCGCTCCCTCGCCTCCAACCACCAGTCCGTGACCAAGGCCATAGCCGAGGCCGGCGGCGTGCCGTTGCTGACCTCGCTTCTTGGCCCCTTCACGTCTCATTCCGTGgggtccgaggcggtggccattCTTGTGAGCGGCGTGCCGCTCGACGCCGACGCGAAGGCGGCGCTGATGCAGCCGGCAAAGGTGTCCCTCGTGGTGGACATGCTCAATGAGGGCGCGGTCGACACCAAGATCAACTGCGTCCGCCTCATCCGCATCCTCATGGAGGAGAAAGGCTTCCGGCCGGAGACGGTGGCGAGCCTGAGCCTCTTGGCCGGCTCCATGCGCCTGGTCCGGGACAAGCGGCACCAGGACGGTGTAGCCGCTGGGCTAGAGCTGCTCAATTCCATCTGCGCCGTGCACAGGCCGGCCAGGAGCATGATTGTCAGCATTGGTGCGGTGCAGCAGCTTGTGGAGCTGCTGCCGGAGCTGGCGACGGAGTGCGTGGAGCCAGCCTTGGACATCCTTGACGCGCTCGCCTCAGTCCCTGAAGGCATGACGGCTCTCAAGGATTGCCCGAGGACGATACCCAACGCCGTCCGACTGCTGATGAGGGTGTCCGAGGCCTGCACGCAGCGCGCCCTGTCGATGCTGTGGGTGGTGTGCAGGATGGTGCCCGACGAGTCCGCACCCGCCGCCCTGGAGGTCGGACTGGCCGCCAAGCTGCTGCTGGTGATCCAAAGCGGGTGCGGGCCGGAGCTGAAGCAGCAAGCCTCGGAGTTGCTCAAGCTTTGCACCATGCATTGCACATCCACCGTCTTCCTCGCAAAATGCAAGCTCACCAAGACAATTCAGTGA